In Eubalaena glacialis isolate mEubGla1 chromosome 4, mEubGla1.1.hap2.+ XY, whole genome shotgun sequence, one DNA window encodes the following:
- the ANGPTL8 gene encoding angiopoietin-like protein 8, whose protein sequence is MPMLVLCLLCALAMVAQPALVAPMSGSEPAQQEELTLLFHGALQLSQALNGVYRATEAQLTEAGHSLSLYGQALGLLGQEVSQGQDAAQELRASLLEMQMEEDGLKLQAEATAQALGEVAQGQQVLWKKMKRMEVQLRGAWLGHARQEFEALKVHADKQSHIMWALLGHVQRQRQEMMAQQQRLRQIQERLHTAALPA, encoded by the exons ATGCCCATGCTTGTGCTGTGCCTGCTGTGCGCCCTGGCAATGGTGGCCCAGCCTGCCCTGGTGGCCCCCATGAGCGGCTCGGAGCCGGCACAGCAGGAGGAGTTGACCCTTCTCTTTCACGGGGCCCTGCAGCTGAGCCAGGCTCTCAATGGCGTGTACAGGGCCACGGAGGCACAGCTGACAGAGGCCGGGCACAGCCTGAGCCTCTATGGCCAGGCACTGGGGCTCCTGGGGCAGGAGGTCAGCCAGGGCCAGGATGCAGCCCAGGAGCTACGTGCGAGCCTACTGGAGATGCAG ATGGAAGAGGATGGTCTCAAGCTGCAGGCAGAAGCCACAGCCCAGGCGCTGGGGGAAGTGGCCCAAGGACAGCAAGTGCTATGGAAGAAAATGAAGCGGATGGAAGTCCAGCTGAGAGGCGCTTGGCTGGGCCATGCCCGCCAAGAATTTGAGGCCTTAAAG GTCCATGCAGACAAGCAGAGCCACATCATGTGGGCCCTCTTGGGCCATGTGCAGCGACAGAGGCAGGAGATGATGGCACAGCAGCAGCGGCTGAGACAGATTCAGGAGAG ACTCCACACGGCGGCGCTCCCAGCCTGA